CTTCTTCGCGATACGGAAACAATCAACGACGCAGATTATTTGATTATGGAAGCTGTATACGGTGATCGCAATCATGAAGAAAAGGACGAGCGGAAGAGCAAGCTTGAAGATGTGATTGAAGACACCATAAGTCGCGGAGGAGTTCTTATGATTCCGGCATTCTCTGTCGAGCGAACGCAGGATCTTTTATTTGAGCTCAACGAACTTGTTGAACACAACCGCATTCCGAAAGTTCCTGTTTTTCTCGATTCGCCACTTGCTATAAAAGTTACTGAAGTTTACAAAAAAAACGAGGAATATTTTAACAAGGATACAATATTTGATATTCGGACGGGTGACGACATTTTTAATTTCCCTATGTTGAAATTTACTTCCGATAGCAGGGATTCAATGTCTATCAAGGATGTAAAAAACCCAAAGATTATCATGGCGGGATCGGGGATGTCGAATGGAGGAAGGATTCTTCATCATGAAAAAAACTATCTCCCTGACCCCAAAAGCACGTTATTACTCGTTGGCTATCAGGCAGTGGGAACATTGGGGCGAGCGCTTGAAGAGGGGGCGAAAGAAGTAATTATCAAAGGAGAGAAAATTCCCGTGCGTGCACGAGTTGTGGTCATTGAAGGGTATTCTGCCCACAAAGACTCAAATGCACTTTTTAAATTCGTTGAAAATACGGCAGATTCTGTGAAAAAAGTTTTTCTTGTGCATGGAGAACCGAAATCACTTCTATTTTTTGCGCAGAAACTTCGGGATTATCTTGGAGTCAATACTGTTGTGCCGGAGGAGGGAGAGCGAGTAGAGCTCCTGTAACTTTTAACACAAAACCTATAACATGTAAGGCAAGAAAGATGAGTAAAAAATTAATAGGTTACAAGTTGTGGGGTACAGGTTACAAAAGGGCTGTTTCAAAATGGTAAAAACATAGAAAATTATGTTACAATCATCCAAATAGATTAGGAGATAAATTATTTTATGGGCAACGAAAAACACCAGCATTTGAAATTAAAGATCTGCGTTTCAGGCGCTGCTGAAACAGGACATTGCGGGGAGGGTGCTATGGAAAAGGCACAGGAACTGGGGAGGCAGATTGTCGGACAAGGAGCGATTTTGGTAACGGGTGCGACCACGGGGTTCCCGTTCTGGTCAACCATGGGGGCAAAAGAAGGCGGAGGAGTTTCTGTCGGGCTTTCACCTGCATCTACCGAAAGGGAACACGCCGAGATCTACGGGCTTCCACTTGATTATCTCGACATGATTATCTATACGGGGTTTGGATACTCGGGGAGGAATCTCTTGCTTACCCGTTCTTCGGATGCTGTTATTATCGGATGTGGTAGAATTGGGACGATCAATGAATTTACTATTGCCTACGAAGATGGCAAGCCCGTCGGAATTCTTGAAGGGTCATGGGAGACTGATGAAGTAATTAGAAACATTCTCGAAAAAGGACACCGTGGAAGCGAGAATGTGGTTTTTGACAAAGACCCGAAATCTCTCGTAGCAAAAGTCATAGATCTTATTAAAAAACAAAAAATTGAAGACCGCGAGTCTACTAAAGATGTAAGAGGTAGGGGGTGATAATGATTTTATGGTAATTAAAAAAATCCTCCGCTTTAGGCCGGAGGATTTTTTTTAATCTATTTTACTTCTTTCACAATTCGTTCAAATGTTTCAGGATGGAACTCAGCTAGTTCGGCGAGGATTTTTCTATCAAGCGCGATACCTTTCTTTTTGAGTGCGCCGATGAATTTGCTGTAAGAAATTCCAAATGGTCGAACCCCAGCATTAATCTTGATATTCCAAAGTCTTCGAAAATCATTTTTCTTCTGGCGACGATGGGTGAATGCATATTTCCCCGCATGGACAATCGCCTCGTGCGCCTGGCGTTCTTTGGTGCTTCTGCCAAAGCGATATCCCTTAACTTGTTTAAGGACTTTCCTTCTTCGTTTTAATGCATTTACCCCTCCTTTAACTCTTGGCATAACAATTTAGTTGATAGGTTGATAAGTTCCTGACGTTTCAGTCGGAATACCGACTGTATGTCGGGATTTATTAGTTTGCTAAAAATCTGCTGATATCGCTTTGAGTCATTATAAACGGAAGAGCACGCTTTTTATTAAGTTGCTTTACTCTGCGCTCTTTCGCATTAAAATGGTTACCCCCCGCTTTTCTTCGGAGTATTTTACCATTCTTTGTTACCTTAATTCGTTTTGAGAATGATTTGTTAGTTTTCATGATAGGTTTTGGTGAACGACCTAAATTTCTTACGAGCAATGCAAGTATAGAAATTGGAAGTACTCCTGTGGTGCGAAGTGAGCTACAAAATCATCACTCTGTGAAATAAAAATCTTTCGGATTTTTCCTTGCGCGGTGCGCAAGTATTTCACTGGAGTTTGAAATTACGTTCACCCTATTTCGTTAATTTTTTAAACCGCCGATTTTTACTTGCTCTACTACGTTGGCTTTACCTCCGTCTACCGTTGATTTAACAGGAGGAACCGATTCAGCTGGTTTCTCGATGGGTTTGCTGGTTTTTACGAAACGCTCGATGGTCATTGTAAGACCCTTCATCCCTTTCTCTGGCCCACTTGAGACTTTGTAGTCTTCGGATATGAGGTTTAAAATTCTCCCGAGGCGTTCTTTTTTAAAACTCATCTCTGCATATTTGGTTCTCCCGACAATATAAAGATCAATCTTGACCCGATGCCCTTCACGAAGCCACTTTGAAATACTTTTTGCCTTGAGCTCTAAATCGTGTTCCGAAGTCCCAATTTTTATCTGAACCGTTTTTGTTTCCGTAATATGGGACTTTGACTTGATTTCCTTTTGTTTCTTGTTCTGCTGATACTGGAATTTACCATAATCCATGATTTTCGCAACAGGAGGGACGGCATTGGGGGAGATTTCGATTAAATCGAGTTCTCGTTTTATTGATTCCTCAATTGCTTCACGAAACGAAAGGACACCTAAGTTCTCACCATCGTCGGTCACTACCCGAAGCTCTGCAGCACGTATCTGGTTGTTTATTCGAATTCTTGGTATCAAAGTCTTAAAATGAAATCCGCTCAGGAACTCGGATTTGTGTTGCTAGTATAGAGGAAATAGCATAAAAGGTCAACCCCATTGTGGGCAGGACACATATGCGTTGAGTGGTAAATGGGTAAGTGCGAAATGATTATTTTTTACAAGAATTTAGTGCACGATATAATTATATGTGTGTTCGGTGACTCAAAACGGGAATAAAGTCCTATGCCCCATGTTGTCTGCGCCACTCATCTTCTTTTTTTCGCGTTTTTCCTTGTCCTTCCATGCCATGAGTACCCATCACGTTCTTTATTTTTTCCAAATCCTTTTTGTATTGAGGTGTTTGTGTTATTTTTTTGATTTCCTCGCCAACCCTCTTGATAATATCAATTTTACCTTGCTCACTTAATACATCTTCTCCCGCATCAGAATCTAGATTTTCTGGTTTTTCTGCTATTTTTGATGCAAGTACCAATTTTCCCATATCATCTAGTTCGTCCATGTTCATTATCTCTCGAACCAATCTCTCAATCTCCTCTATTTCTTGGGGGTTTAAATGTTCATTCGCTCCGCTGGTATCAATAGGAGAATCGTTTGTTTCAAATTTAAAATTCATATTTTTTTATTTCTTAATTACAATCAATTATCTCGCAGGAGAAACATAAAGTAAACCCCCATATTCATAGAAGTATTTTTTTACAATAATAAATACCAGCGTGTTATCACTCAAAAATCATTACCAGCGGACTCCTTCTTAAGTTTTTAGTAAGCCATAATGTTAACACAATATCATTGTGTATGGGGGAAACCCAAAACAAAACCCGCCATAACATAGCGGGTTGGAAGAAAATTTTCCTAATTAACTATATTATTGTAAGTTTATTGGTATCAACCCACACTGATTTTTTTGAAGCATTAAGTTTCCTGATGCATGCTTGCATATCACCACATTCCCCTTCCCCATTGTTTTTCTTGTCATTACCGAGTTTTCCAATAGGTTTAATCCGAAGCGCTGTGACCTTTCTGCGTGTTCCTCGATATTCAACAATTCGACCGTTGAAAGTTTCAAGGTTATCCTTAATAAAACCTACACGCGCTTCGGTGTTATAGGTACTATCCAGTTTCCCGCGACGTATGTAACTGAGCATACCAGAACAGGTATCTGACGAAAGATTAAAAGCATTCGCATCAATACCATACACTACTAAAGCCCCTCTCACGTCTTCGGGCTTTACAAATACAGATGTCACCTCAATTCCATCACTGAACCCATTTCCTGTATCCATATAAATCTCCATATGTGATTGGGGAAAATCATTTCCTTTCACAGTTAACACTTTTTATGGTATCGTGTCAACCCCATCGGATGTTAAAAAAATTAGACATAGTCTCTATGGTCGGGTCAATGTTGACTCGCAACTCCTTTTCAAGTAGCGTTATCCTTGGAAACATTGGCTAGTCAATTGAAATCAAACTATTAAGGAGCAAGGAGTGGAAAAATGAAGAATGATATTTTCGCGTTTTGGTATTGCAATCGAACAATACTTCTTTACGCATTCGTGTTTTCAGTTGGATTTTCTATGGCCGTACTTTTTAGGGATACCCCCGCAGTACCCATCGGAATTATTCTTATGGCATTTGTTGCCGCGAGTATTAAATGGCGAGGCATGCCCTTAGAAGATTCGTCGCAGAAATTTTCCACACAAGAAGATGAAATAAAACACGAAGTAATGAGGATGTGGGAGAGGGAAGAGCCATCATGGGCTCTTCCTGTGGCTATACTTGTTTCGATTGGTATTTTTTTTGGAACACTTGTTGTGGGGGTGTATTTCAAAATGGTTATTTTTTCAATGATGTAGTTTTTTTTAAGTAATGTACTTAAAACACCCACTCGGAAGAGGGGGTGTTTTACTTTTTGATATAAGTCGGTGGCAAATCGTTTACAAAGAAAAAAATGATCGAAGACATTTTCTTGTAATTGAACTTAACGTGCATGAGCACAAAAAACAACATGGAGATGTGGGAATCTTCGATCTGTTGCATTTTACCCCTAGTTCAGGTATAAGTACTGTAGGAATATTACATGCTAGTTTTACTTGCTACTATTGCTTAAAACTGCATGTTTGTGCTCATTTTCTCTTATAAAAATCTAGGCTTTGGTCTATCTCAAATATACCTAGAATCATACTTTTATCATTAAGTAGGCGTGGTCTGTAGCACTGTTGTGTTCTTGTGCCACGCATATAATATATGAACCAATTTCCCATTTTTACTTCACAAAAAACGGTAAGTGTGTTGTTCGTGCTTAGTTTTTTGATCGCACTATCCGCATTTCTTCCCCACCCCGCCTCAGCCCAAACCATCACCATTGGTGAAACCGCAATCTTAGCCACAGACGATAGTGGCAACGGCAATCTCCTTGTCGCACAACAAACGACACTCTCCCAAACAGGAACGATTC
The sequence above is drawn from the bacterium genome and encodes:
- a CDS encoding MBL fold metallo-hydrolase — translated: MENTNNPSISFYGAARTVTGSNFLLQNKAGTEKILIDCGFFQEGKNGERKNHDPFPYDPTTIQAIFVTHAHIDHIGRIPKLVREGFRGKIYSTNPTKELGHIMLLDSMRVLSKEAVQNKKEVLYDEHDVETTMGLWEGIPYHSEVTVGKEFRAVFKDAGHVLGSAMVQFTHQDKKIVFTGDLGNSPAPLLRDTETINDADYLIMEAVYGDRNHEEKDERKSKLEDVIEDTISRGGVLMIPAFSVERTQDLLFELNELVEHNRIPKVPVFLDSPLAIKVTEVYKKNEEYFNKDTIFDIRTGDDIFNFPMLKFTSDSRDSMSIKDVKNPKIIMAGSGMSNGGRILHHEKNYLPDPKSTLLLVGYQAVGTLGRALEEGAKEVIIKGEKIPVRARVVVIEGYSAHKDSNALFKFVENTADSVKKVFLVHGEPKSLLFFAQKLRDYLGVNTVVPEEGERVELL
- the rplT gene encoding 50S ribosomal protein L20, whose amino-acid sequence is MPRVKGGVNALKRRRKVLKQVKGYRFGRSTKERQAHEAIVHAGKYAFTHRRQKKNDFRRLWNIKINAGVRPFGISYSKFIGALKKKGIALDRKILAELAEFHPETFERIVKEVK
- a CDS encoding 50S ribosomal protein L35 gives rise to the protein MKTNKSFSKRIKVTKNGKILRRKAGGNHFNAKERRVKQLNKKRALPFIMTQSDISRFLAN
- the infC gene encoding translation initiation factor IF-3 — its product is MIPRIRINNQIRAAELRVVTDDGENLGVLSFREAIEESIKRELDLIEISPNAVPPVAKIMDYGKFQYQQNKKQKEIKSKSHITETKTVQIKIGTSEHDLELKAKSISKWLREGHRVKIDLYIVGRTKYAEMSFKKERLGRILNLISEDYKVSSGPEKGMKGLTMTIERFVKTSKPIEKPAESVPPVKSTVDGGKANVVEQVKIGGLKN